One window from the genome of Desulfobulbaceae bacterium DB1 encodes:
- a CDS encoding 3-isopropylmalate dehydrogenase, with protein MKKIAVLAGDGIGPEVMKEAIKVLDAAQQKFSFQLHYAHEDVGGCAIDNHGHALPAHTLKTCEESDAILFGSVGGPKWESLPPQQQPERAALLPLRKHFDLFCNFRPARVFKSLVGACPLRPDIIKDGFDILCVRELTSGIYFGQPKGREGSGPSERAYDTLVYTRAEIERITHMAFDAARLRRKKVTSVDKANVLTTMVLWREVVIEIARQYPDVALNHIYIDNATMQLVRDPHQFDVLLCDNMFGDIISDESAMLTGSMGLLASASLNKDKFGLFEPAGGSAPDIAGQGIANPIAQILSAAMMLRYSFGLDEAANAIDRAVEQTLDSGIHTRDIAVDPNKTVNTAQMGDAIVKNLTAS; from the coding sequence ATGAAAAAAATAGCAGTTCTCGCCGGTGACGGCATCGGCCCGGAAGTCATGAAAGAGGCAATCAAGGTGCTTGATGCCGCCCAGCAGAAATTTTCCTTCCAACTTCACTATGCCCATGAGGATGTAGGCGGCTGTGCCATTGACAACCACGGCCATGCCCTGCCGGCCCACACCCTGAAAACCTGCGAGGAAAGCGATGCCATCCTTTTCGGTTCGGTGGGCGGCCCCAAATGGGAAAGCCTGCCCCCGCAGCAGCAGCCTGAACGCGCAGCCCTGCTTCCCCTGCGCAAGCATTTCGATCTCTTCTGCAACTTCAGACCGGCCCGGGTCTTCAAGTCCCTGGTCGGAGCCTGCCCTCTGCGGCCGGATATCATCAAGGACGGATTTGACATCCTGTGCGTGCGGGAACTGACCAGCGGTATTTACTTCGGCCAACCCAAGGGACGGGAGGGAAGCGGACCTTCGGAAAGGGCATATGATACGCTGGTCTACACCAGGGCGGAAATCGAGCGCATAACCCACATGGCCTTTGATGCCGCACGCCTCCGCAGAAAGAAAGTCACCTCGGTGGACAAGGCCAACGTGCTGACCACCATGGTCCTCTGGCGCGAAGTGGTTATTGAAATCGCCAGGCAATACCCGGACGTGGCTTTAAATCACATCTATATCGACAACGCCACCATGCAGCTGGTGCGCGACCCCCATCAGTTTGACGTGCTGCTTTGCGACAACATGTTCGGCGACATCATTTCCGACGAGTCGGCCATGCTGACCGGCTCCATGGGCCTGCTCGCCTCGGCCAGTCTCAACAAGGACAAATTCGGCCTCTTCGAACCGGCCGGCGGCTCCGCCCCGGACATTGCAGGCCAAGGCATCGCCAATCCCATTGCCCAGATTCTTTCCGCCGCCATGATGCTGCGCTACAGTTTCGGCTTGGATGAGGCGGCAAATGCCATTGACCGGGCGGTGGAACAGACCCTTGATTCCGGCATCCACACCCGCGACATCGCCGTTGATCCGAACAAAACGGTCAACACGGCGCAAATGGGGGATGCCATCGTCAAAAACCTGACTGCATCGTGA
- a CDS encoding excinuclease ABC subunit C — protein sequence MSENNEQHKILNSRFLRAIPHSPGVYLMKNKAGKVIYVGKARDLRKRLASYARFQGVEHGKTAVLVSRIAGLETILTLSEKEALILEASLIKKHRPKYNVILRDDKNYPFIKVTVNETWPRLVMTRRRSRDKARYFGPFSSIGAMWATIRLLHSLFPLRRCKGSEVGMRSRPCLNYQMKNCLGPCMGKADPELYRDMVRDVIMVLEGKNRELTHKLKEKMNDAVVSLRFEDAAMYRDQLAALAETLEKQIVDAESGLELDVFGYERKGASVAVAILSVRQGRVLGRQVFYLAEPVGEEREVLAEIIRRYYMEVDFIARELLFPFLPEDRDLLGEWLSERRNGPVHLRVPQRGDKLRLVEMARANAAQIFSERDKKEKTWTALADQLVKWLHLNRSPERIECLDISNISGKQAVGSLVSFHQGEKYGAGYRRYRIQSGDEPDDYRMMAEVIGRRLEKGLAEDSLPDLFMVDGGKGQLNIAVNLVKNYGLDDRIELVGIAKDKDGEGEKLYRPGRKNAIMLPRHAPLLLFLMRIRDEAHRFGITFHRQLRHKESFTSAIDAVPGIGPATKKKLLTTFGSLAGVKKASVEELAQVPGVGPALARAIYDFCEKEG from the coding sequence ATGTCTGAAAACAACGAACAGCACAAAATACTCAACTCCCGGTTTCTCCGCGCCATTCCCCACAGCCCCGGCGTTTATCTCATGAAAAACAAGGCCGGCAAGGTGATTTATGTCGGCAAGGCACGGGATCTGCGTAAACGTCTCGCCTCCTATGCTCGTTTTCAGGGCGTGGAACACGGCAAGACCGCGGTTCTGGTCAGTCGCATTGCCGGGCTGGAAACGATTCTCACCCTGTCGGAAAAAGAGGCACTCATCCTTGAGGCCTCGCTGATAAAAAAACATCGCCCTAAATATAACGTCATCCTGCGGGACGACAAGAATTATCCGTTTATCAAGGTCACGGTCAATGAAACCTGGCCGCGTCTTGTCATGACCCGGCGCAGATCACGGGACAAGGCGCGTTACTTCGGTCCATTCAGTTCGATCGGGGCGATGTGGGCGACCATCCGGCTGCTGCATTCCTTATTTCCGCTCAGACGCTGCAAGGGGAGCGAGGTCGGGATGCGATCGCGCCCCTGCCTGAATTATCAAATGAAAAACTGTCTCGGCCCTTGCATGGGCAAGGCGGACCCGGAACTTTACCGTGATATGGTGCGTGATGTGATCATGGTGCTTGAGGGGAAAAACAGGGAATTGACGCACAAGCTGAAAGAGAAAATGAACGACGCCGTTGTTTCACTCCGCTTCGAGGACGCGGCAATGTACCGCGATCAGCTTGCCGCCCTTGCCGAAACACTGGAAAAACAGATTGTCGACGCCGAAAGCGGTCTTGAACTTGATGTTTTCGGCTATGAACGCAAGGGCGCATCCGTGGCCGTGGCGATTCTCTCCGTGCGCCAGGGACGGGTGCTTGGCCGGCAGGTTTTTTATCTTGCGGAGCCTGTCGGCGAGGAGAGGGAGGTGCTGGCGGAAATCATCCGGCGTTATTACATGGAGGTGGATTTCATCGCCCGGGAACTCCTTTTCCCTTTTTTGCCGGAAGACAGGGATCTGCTTGGCGAATGGCTTTCGGAAAGGAGGAACGGACCTGTTCATCTCCGGGTTCCGCAACGGGGGGACAAGCTGCGTCTGGTGGAAATGGCCCGGGCCAATGCGGCCCAAATTTTTTCCGAGCGTGATAAAAAGGAAAAAACATGGACGGCCCTGGCTGATCAGCTGGTCAAATGGCTTCATCTCAACAGGTCGCCGGAACGCATCGAGTGTCTCGACATATCAAACATCAGCGGCAAACAGGCGGTCGGCTCACTTGTCTCTTTTCACCAGGGAGAAAAATATGGGGCCGGATACCGGCGCTACCGGATACAAAGCGGCGATGAACCGGATGATTACCGGATGATGGCGGAAGTCATCGGCCGCAGGCTGGAAAAGGGGTTGGCGGAAGATTCCCTGCCGGATCTCTTCATGGTGGACGGCGGCAAAGGGCAGCTCAATATTGCCGTCAACCTGGTGAAAAATTACGGACTTGATGACAGAATCGAACTGGTGGGCATTGCCAAGGACAAAGACGGCGAGGGCGAAAAACTGTATCGTCCGGGGCGAAAGAACGCCATCATGCTGCCCCGCCATGCACCGCTGCTTCTTTTTCTCATGCGGATTCGGGATGAAGCACACCGCTTCGGCATCACCTTTCACCGACAATTGCGGCACAAGGAATCCTTTACCTCGGCAATCGATGCCGTTCCCGGCATCGGGCCGGCGACAAAAAAGAAGCTGTTGACCACCTTCGGCAGCCTGGCCGGGGTCAAAAAAGCCTCGGTGGAGGAACTTGCCCAAGTACCGGGTGTCGGCCCGGCGCTTGCCCGCGCTATTTACGATTTTTGTGAAAAGGAGGGGTGA
- a CDS encoding Fe-S cluster assembly protein NifU: MWEYTDKVKEHFLNPRNVGEVENPDGVGEVGSLACGDALKLTFKLDAKKERIAEAKFKTFGCASAIASSSALTEMIKGLTLEEASKVTNEDIADFLGSLPKEKMHCSVMGREALEAAIANYRGVALPMAEGEVVCECFGVTDLEIKRAIEESHLRTVEEVTNFTKAGGGCGKCEGRIQELLDEVRKTGKPRIIPMSGPPRMTNIQKIKMIEDVFEREVRPTLKKDGGDIELIDVDGDFVIVSLRGSCVSCAKSQTTLKEYVEKKLREQVLDTLIVEESKA; encoded by the coding sequence ATGTGGGAATACACAGATAAAGTCAAAGAGCATTTCTTGAACCCGCGCAACGTCGGCGAGGTGGAAAATCCCGACGGCGTCGGCGAGGTCGGATCGTTGGCCTGCGGCGATGCGTTGAAACTCACCTTTAAGCTCGACGCGAAAAAAGAACGGATAGCCGAGGCCAAATTCAAAACCTTCGGCTGTGCCAGCGCCATTGCCTCCTCTTCCGCCTTGACGGAAATGATCAAGGGACTGACTTTGGAAGAGGCATCAAAAGTGACCAACGAGGATATCGCGGATTTCCTCGGCAGTCTGCCCAAGGAAAAAATGCACTGTTCGGTGATGGGCCGTGAAGCTCTTGAAGCGGCCATTGCCAACTATCGCGGCGTCGCACTTCCCATGGCGGAAGGCGAGGTTGTTTGTGAGTGCTTCGGGGTGACTGATCTTGAAATCAAACGGGCCATCGAGGAAAGCCATCTGCGCACGGTGGAGGAGGTAACCAATTTCACCAAGGCGGGGGGCGGTTGCGGTAAATGCGAGGGTCGTATTCAGGAGTTGCTCGACGAGGTACGGAAAACCGGCAAGCCGCGGATTATCCCCATGAGCGGCCCACCACGGATGACCAATATCCAGAAGATCAAAATGATTGAAGATGTGTTTGAAAGGGAGGTGCGGCCCACCTTGAAAAAGGATGGAGGCGACATTGAGCTCATCGATGTGGACGGCGATTTTGTCATTGTTTCTCTGCGTGGTTCCTGTGTGAGCTGCGCCAAATCTCAGACCACCTTGAAGGAATATGTTGAGAAGAAACTCAGGGAACAGGTGCTTGACACCCTTATCGTCGAGGAGAGCAAGGCATGA